The sequence below is a genomic window from Bdellovibrionota bacterium.
CGTTGAGAACATTTGATCGATGGACATATCCTAGCTCAAAAACCCGAGCCTCAATACGAAGTCAGAGTGGTGAACTCCCCATGATCTAAAATTATCACACTCGATCACATCGATTACGGAACAAATTTCCGCACCAATACCTAATATCCGAGCTCATCTCGAAAAATCGATTGGTAATTTTATCTCATGACTTCGAGGAACGCTAAGATCGCCGAGCTTGGTAATCCGGCTTCGTCCGGTTCATTTGAAATCGCGCACCCTCCTCCGCCGGAAGTACTGTATCCACCGTTCCCACCCCCCGACGTGGTGGACTCATCCACCGAGCCCGCGTTACCGGCCAATCGGAATCCCTGTTCGAGGTCGATCCGATCGATCGAAAGCGTTGGCCAATACGACGTCGTACGAGCCCGACGGCAGGCCGTAAAGATCGAACACGACGTTCATTTCGGTATCGCCAATCGAGAGAATACGGCCGACGACGTCCCCGCGGGCACCCCTCGTGGCGAGCATCGCTGCGCTGTGGTTCAGAAAATTCTGTCCGACGATGCGCCTAGGGCTTCGTTGAATGTAGTGTTTCCACACATCTTACACAGAGGGGGTAGAGGGCGGGAGAGATAAAAGGCCCAGTCTTGGAGCGAGAGAGAGCGTCTTTTAGGTTTAGGAGGGAGGGAGTGGACCTTGGCGACGACCCAGGAAGGGGTAGCGAGCTGATGGTCGATTTCGCGAAGGCGGGCCTGGTGTTCGAGGCTTTTGAGTTGTCGGTAAGTGGCTCGAGGTAAGATTCCAAAATCCGAGAGCCGTTCGATGGGAGTCCGCATGGCGAGGCTACTATGGGGACGGTGGTGGTTGTAGTCAAAGTTCCAGCGTTCCAATTCGCGATTGAAGTTCGGGAAGGAGATGGAGCGAGGGAGCTTCCAATAAAATTCCTGGTCGTCGGTTCCATGTAAGCGTTCGATTTTTCCGTTGAGCTCTTTGATCCCCGGAGGGATGAGCTGGTGGAGAATCTTTAAGGTGGCGAGGAGTTCCGGAAAGGGATGGGTCCACGAGTGATCGGGAGAGAGATTTCGGAATCGGTCGGTGAAGGCGACATCATTGTCGGTCTGGATCTTTTCGATCGAAAAGGGAGCGGCGGCCACGAGTTTCCGAACGAAATCGAGAGCCGGCCCGGGACCCAGACAGAGATACGCATAGGAGAAGCGCCAACGGGTACAGTCGTCGATGGCGGAGAAGACGTAGGCTTTTTGGTTTTCCAGGGGAAAGGGGACATATTTGATATCGAGTTGAAAGCCTTGTCCTGGACGGTCGAGCACGTAGCGACGGGTATGTGGGTTG
It includes:
- a CDS encoding IS481 family transposase — encoded protein: MNSLYTQIYNASKHLHDPDLRRKLHCLLRGMKLQNVELACRQFGACRSTYYNWLHRLEQADFSPEALFDRSCRPHSHPHTISGELREQILSMREEFHYGPARLAWYMKKLGFSVSPNGVYKVLKRAQVAFRKRRGKKPNPHTRRYVLDRPGQGFQLDIKYVPFPLENQKAYVFSAIDDCTRWRFSYAYLCLGPGPALDFVRKLVAAAPFSIEKIQTDNDVAFTDRFRNLSPDHSWTHPFPELLATLKILHQLIPPGIKELNGKIERLHGTDDQEFYWKLPRSISFPNFNRELERWNFDYNHHRPHSSLAMRTPIERLSDFGILPRATYRQLKSLEHQARLREIDHQLATPSWVVAKVHSLPPKPKRRSLSLQDWAFYLSRPLPPLCKMCGNTTFNEALGASSDRIF